One Tolypothrix bouteillei VB521301 DNA window includes the following coding sequences:
- a CDS encoding VanZ family protein, producing the protein MSNRFWIFAFWFYFGILLSICISAYMKIIPTEIAQFPYYDTILHFLLIGIAAYLGHLALEKRKVQILNFLVPIAPLLVSIFTVGEEFLQKLSPHRSFDLVDLTADFCGIVLFTLLAEMTQVKKSSRG; encoded by the coding sequence ATGTCAAACCGTTTTTGGATTTTTGCTTTTTGGTTTTACTTTGGCATCTTGCTATCAATTTGTATTTCAGCTTACATGAAAATTATTCCAACTGAAATAGCACAGTTTCCTTACTATGACACAATATTACATTTTCTTTTAATAGGTATAGCAGCATATTTAGGACATTTGGCTTTAGAAAAACGTAAGGTCCAAATTTTGAACTTTCTCGTGCCAATAGCTCCGCTTTTAGTTAGTATTTTTACCGTCGGTGAAGAGTTTCTCCAAAAATTATCGCCACATCGTAGTTTTGATTTAGTAGACTTAACTGCTGATTTTTGCGGTATCGTCTTATTCACCTTGTTGGCAGAAATGACACAAGTTAAAAAATCTTCTAGAGGATAA
- a CDS encoding VanZ family protein, with product MKFNRSWIVVLCLYLILLSLLSLAVYIKIIPSSVTKITPVDLIGHFILIGLVSYIAHLSTRKSKLRFLQMSLPIAPIIILFFCSTDEIIEKFIWHSGIDKKDIIADFCGILFFTWLAERTHLKMKK from the coding sequence ATGAAATTTAACCGTTCTTGGATTGTTGTACTGTGTTTATATCTGATACTTTTGAGTCTATTATCTCTTGCTGTCTATATTAAAATTATTCCATCTAGCGTTACAAAAATTACGCCTGTAGATTTAATTGGACACTTCATTTTAATAGGATTAGTTTCTTACATAGCTCACTTATCTACAAGAAAATCTAAACTTAGATTTTTGCAAATGTCTTTACCGATCGCACCAATTATAATTCTCTTTTTTTGTAGCACAGACGAAATTATAGAGAAATTTATATGGCATAGCGGGATAGATAAGAAGGATATTATAGCCGATTTCTGTGGCATTCTCTTTTTTACTTGGTTGGCAGAACGTACACACTTGAAAATGAAAAAATAA
- the cas1d gene encoding type I-D CRISPR-associated endonuclease Cas1d has protein sequence MGTVYITQEDAFIGKVDERLHVKFEKTTILDVPLLKVDGVVVLGRATVSPAAVNELLQRQIPLTFLTDTGSYLGRLEPEMTKNIFVRKAQWDAAGDTPRAIHVVQGFVRGKLKNYRTILVRRQRECADIDLSTFIHRLEQAIAPIDTTHNIDSLRGLEGAGSAAYFGCFDRMIRNMAFSFTNRVRRPPTDPVNSLLSFGYSLLCHDIQGAVNIVGFDPYLGYLHCQRYGRPSLALDLMEEFRPVIVDAVVLSALNKQFLKAEDFVQEPISNAVSLTKEGRKTFLQLYAQKKQSEFKHPVLGRKCTYQEAFEIQARFLAKYLMGEIEKYPPLVMK, from the coding sequence ATGGGAACAGTATATATCACGCAAGAAGACGCATTTATTGGCAAGGTCGATGAACGGTTGCACGTCAAATTTGAGAAAACAACCATTTTAGATGTGCCACTCCTCAAAGTTGATGGTGTTGTGGTGCTAGGACGCGCCACAGTTTCACCTGCTGCTGTCAATGAATTATTGCAGCGTCAAATTCCGCTCACATTTCTTACAGATACAGGTAGTTATTTAGGACGTTTGGAACCAGAAATGACAAAAAACATATTTGTACGTAAAGCCCAATGGGATGCTGCTGGTGATACACCCCGAGCTATTCATGTCGTCCAGGGGTTTGTACGGGGAAAGCTTAAAAACTACCGTACTATCCTTGTGCGCCGTCAAAGAGAATGCGCCGATATAGATTTATCGACTTTTATCCACCGCCTAGAGCAAGCAATTGCACCCATTGACACAACTCACAACATTGATTCATTAAGAGGCTTGGAAGGTGCGGGTAGTGCAGCTTATTTTGGATGCTTCGATCGCATGATTCGTAACATGGCATTCTCCTTCACCAACCGCGTCCGCCGCCCCCCTACCGATCCCGTCAATTCTTTACTCAGCTTTGGTTATTCATTACTGTGTCACGATATTCAAGGCGCAGTGAATATTGTAGGATTCGATCCCTATCTAGGATATTTACACTGTCAGCGTTATGGCAGACCATCCCTAGCATTAGACTTGATGGAGGAGTTTAGACCTGTCATTGTCGATGCTGTTGTGCTATCCGCTTTAAATAAGCAATTCCTCAAGGCTGAGGATTTTGTACAAGAACCTATCAGTAACGCTGTTTCCCTCACCAAGGAAGGACGAAAAACATTTTTGCAACTGTACGCACAGAAAAAGCAATCTGAGTTCAAGCATCCGGTACTTGGACGCAAATGTACTTATCAAGAAGCCTTTGAAATCCAAGCCCGCTTCTTAGCTAAATACTTGATGGGAGAAATCGAGAAATATCCACCACTTGTGATGAAGTAA
- the cas2 gene encoding CRISPR-associated endonuclease Cas2 — MNVVVSYDISEDKRRTKIHSVLKSYGQWVQFSIFECQLTDTQYAKLRSRLNKLIKPDTDSIRFYFLCACCFGKVERIGGEPVRDDTIFFA, encoded by the coding sequence ATGAACGTTGTCGTGTCTTATGACATTTCCGAAGATAAACGTCGTACCAAAATCCATAGCGTGCTTAAGTCCTACGGTCAGTGGGTGCAATTTAGCATTTTTGAGTGCCAACTCACTGATACCCAGTATGCAAAGTTGCGATCGCGCTTGAATAAACTGATAAAGCCCGATACCGATAGCATCCGCTTCTACTTTCTATGCGCCTGCTGTTTCGGTAAAGTAGAACGTATCGGTGGTGAGCCAGTACGCGACGACACAATTTTTTTCGCTTAA
- a CDS encoding HlyD family secretion protein → MELTDLTNENQSHDGRKPLVLDKEGSSGIATAESLPSSPNPPHQHPRRKLILFGLLGIGLTAGAIFGYHWWRYASAHESTDDAYVTSYIHPIDARINGTVVDVEVDDNQQVSQGTLLVKLDPRDYDVARQRSAADLASAEQQAAVAQANISVTATNAVGQTTEAQGNINAAAATVSSAEAALAEAQAGVPAAQAQLAQVKANLIKAELDYKRYTALSTQGAVPQQQADTARAVYESTLGQYNAISEQIKQAQARVVQAQKNLSNAEAKLNSTKGNLQQANATAKQTEVNRLQYKAALTAIAQSKAELKNADLQLSYTSIVAPIAGRIGNKTVQVGQRVQPGQTLMSVVQLTPWIVANFKETQLENMQPGQAVEIKVDAFPHHSFRGKVDSLSPASGAKFALLPPDNATGNFTKIVQRIPVKVVFDPNSIRGYESRITPGMSVVVTVDTQ, encoded by the coding sequence ATGGAACTGACTGACTTAACTAACGAAAACCAATCTCATGACGGACGCAAACCACTTGTGCTGGACAAGGAAGGCTCTTCTGGTATTGCAACGGCTGAATCATTGCCGAGTTCCCCGAATCCACCCCATCAACATCCCCGCCGCAAGCTGATATTGTTTGGCTTACTGGGCATAGGGTTAACTGCTGGCGCTATTTTTGGCTACCACTGGTGGCGCTATGCCTCGGCTCACGAGTCAACAGATGATGCTTATGTTACATCATATATCCATCCGATCGACGCTCGCATCAATGGAACCGTAGTGGATGTTGAAGTAGACGATAATCAACAGGTATCACAGGGGACACTGCTCGTGAAGTTAGACCCACGGGACTATGATGTAGCGCGACAGCGGTCAGCGGCAGATCTAGCATCAGCAGAGCAACAAGCGGCAGTTGCCCAAGCCAATATTAGTGTGACGGCAACAAATGCGGTGGGGCAGACCACAGAAGCACAGGGAAATATTAATGCGGCGGCAGCAACTGTTTCTAGTGCGGAAGCCGCTTTAGCAGAAGCACAAGCAGGAGTACCCGCCGCCCAAGCTCAACTTGCTCAAGTCAAGGCAAATTTGATCAAAGCCGAGCTGGATTACAAGCGTTACACTGCCCTTTCTACCCAAGGCGCTGTTCCCCAACAACAGGCTGATACAGCCAGAGCAGTATACGAATCAACATTGGGGCAATACAACGCTATTAGCGAGCAAATTAAGCAGGCTCAAGCGAGAGTGGTGCAGGCTCAAAAAAATCTTTCCAATGCTGAAGCAAAACTGAATTCCACCAAAGGCAATCTGCAACAAGCCAACGCAACTGCTAAACAAACAGAGGTGAATCGACTGCAGTATAAAGCTGCACTAACGGCGATCGCTCAGTCAAAAGCCGAATTAAAGAATGCGGACTTGCAACTCTCTTATACCTCGATCGTAGCTCCCATAGCTGGACGAATCGGCAACAAAACTGTCCAGGTCGGGCAACGGGTTCAGCCCGGACAAACCTTAATGTCTGTAGTGCAGCTAACGCCTTGGATTGTTGCCAACTTTAAAGAAACCCAGTTGGAAAATATGCAGCCCGGACAAGCTGTTGAAATCAAGGTAGATGCCTTTCCCCATCATTCGTTTAGGGGCAAAGTCGATAGTCTATCTCCCGCTTCTGGAGCCAAATTTGCGCTTTTGCCACCGGACAATGCAACTGGTAATTTCACAAAGATTGTGCAGCGCATTCCAGTGAAAGTTGTATTCGACCCAAACAGCATTCGAGGCTACGAATCTCGAATTACGCCAGGAATGTCGGTTGTTGTAACCGTTGATACGCAGTGA
- a CDS encoding glycosyltransferase — MHIGFLNPQGNFDSGNSHIAEHADFGGQLVYVRQVAIAMAGEGHKVDIITRQIIDPNWPEFGETFDYYPDIDNVRIIRLPAGPKEFLPKEFLWPHLVKDWVPNILKFYQQEGSFPDAMTAHYGDGGLSAVLIEEKTGIPFTFTAHSLGAQKIDKLEATPENLAQINEQFNFKYRIFAERLSMNRSAMNITSTRQERFEQYSHCVYKDAVDVNDDNRFAVIPPGTDFSIFGKDARSENEEMICEFIQDRLARDIAESRRELPAILASSRLELKKNLLGLVQAFAMSETLQERANLLLLTGGLDDPLREEASEEMTETEVLAPIRKVVEENNLWGKIGAFGLPISSQESLAAAYRFMAKRRSVFALTALYEPFGLAPLEAAAAGLPVVATQNGGPSESLQQGDREFGVLVDPEDPADIARGLERLLCDPQEWEHFAVVGQRRVKRNYTWDTTAQNYLTLIEQIVSSPKAKSQVELLPIHPYFLNPESQTDVSVEELSNLYFGCYQPALTPLGV; from the coding sequence ATGCATATTGGATTTCTCAACCCTCAGGGCAACTTTGATTCAGGCAACAGTCACATAGCAGAACATGCAGATTTTGGCGGTCAGCTAGTCTACGTTAGGCAAGTTGCGATCGCAATGGCTGGAGAAGGTCATAAAGTTGATATTATCACCCGTCAAATCATCGATCCGAATTGGCCGGAGTTTGGCGAAACGTTTGATTATTATCCAGATATTGATAACGTCCGCATCATTCGGTTACCAGCAGGACCAAAAGAATTTTTACCTAAAGAGTTTTTGTGGCCCCATCTAGTTAAAGATTGGGTACCCAACATCCTAAAATTTTATCAGCAGGAAGGTAGTTTCCCCGATGCAATGACTGCCCACTATGGTGATGGAGGACTCAGCGCTGTTCTTATTGAAGAGAAGACAGGAATACCTTTCACCTTTACCGCTCATTCTCTCGGTGCTCAAAAGATAGATAAATTGGAGGCTACACCAGAGAATTTGGCTCAAATAAACGAGCAATTCAATTTCAAATACCGCATTTTTGCCGAACGTCTGAGCATGAACCGTTCGGCTATGAATATTACCAGTACGCGACAAGAACGCTTTGAACAGTACTCTCATTGCGTGTATAAGGATGCGGTGGATGTAAACGACGACAATCGGTTTGCGGTTATTCCTCCGGGTACTGATTTCTCGATTTTTGGTAAAGATGCACGTTCCGAAAACGAGGAAATGATTTGCGAGTTCATTCAAGATCGTTTGGCAAGGGATATTGCAGAGTCACGTCGGGAATTGCCTGCTATATTGGCATCAAGTCGATTGGAACTGAAAAAAAATTTATTAGGGTTGGTTCAAGCTTTTGCAATGAGTGAAACCCTTCAAGAAAGAGCAAACTTGTTGCTGCTGACAGGAGGGCTAGACGATCCTTTGCGAGAAGAAGCTAGCGAAGAAATGACCGAAACTGAGGTATTAGCTCCTATTCGGAAGGTGGTTGAGGAAAACAACTTGTGGGGAAAAATTGGTGCTTTTGGCTTGCCAATTTCTTCACAGGAATCCCTCGCTGCAGCTTATCGGTTTATGGCTAAAAGGCGGTCGGTGTTTGCCCTGACTGCACTTTATGAACCCTTTGGTTTGGCTCCTTTAGAAGCAGCAGCAGCAGGGTTACCAGTGGTAGCAACTCAGAACGGCGGTCCCAGCGAGAGCTTGCAACAGGGCGATCGCGAATTTGGCGTACTTGTCGATCCAGAAGACCCTGCTGATATTGCCCGTGGTTTGGAGCGGTTGTTATGCGATCCTCAGGAGTGGGAGCATTTTGCCGTTGTCGGTCAGCGACGAGTCAAGAGGAATTACACTTGGGATACAACGGCTCAAAACTATCTGACTTTAATAGAGCAGATTGTGTCCTCACCTAAAGCAAAGTCTCAGGTTGAATTGCTGCCGATCCATCCTTACTTCCTGAATCCTGAATCGCAAACGGATGTTTCTGTAGAGGAATTAAGTAACCTCTACTTTGGTTGTTATCAACCAGCACTGACTCCATTGGGTGTATGA
- a CDS encoding NAD(P)-dependent oxidoreductase — translation MKLALFGANGMAGSRIAREALMRGHELTAIVRDLSRFSLSFDRSTKFVGNVIVGNVLDPANVAEIVKGHDAVISTVGPGADKASDPVLAQDIIKASHSLIEGLTRAGVRRLVVVGGAGSLEVAPGLHLVDTPEFPEIYRPASLAHREALSIYKASNLDWTFISPAAFFEPGERTGKYRIGTDQLLVNDKGESRISAEDYAIALLNEIEQPQFVRCRMTVAY, via the coding sequence ATGAAGCTGGCATTGTTTGGAGCCAACGGTATGGCTGGAAGTCGAATTGCGCGGGAAGCATTGATGCGGGGTCATGAGTTAACTGCAATCGTTCGTGATTTATCTCGCTTCTCGCTATCGTTCGATCGCTCCACCAAGTTTGTTGGCAATGTTATCGTAGGTAACGTGCTCGATCCAGCGAATGTGGCAGAAATTGTAAAGGGACACGATGCGGTAATCAGTACCGTAGGACCGGGCGCTGACAAAGCAAGCGATCCGGTCTTGGCACAAGACATCATCAAGGCTTCCCACTCGCTCATCGAAGGCTTGACTCGTGCAGGAGTTCGGCGTCTTGTAGTCGTTGGGGGTGCTGGAAGTCTTGAAGTAGCACCCGGTCTACACCTTGTAGATACTCCTGAGTTTCCAGAAATCTATCGCCCTGCATCTCTCGCTCACCGCGAAGCACTTTCCATTTACAAAGCGTCTAATCTCGACTGGACGTTTATCAGTCCTGCAGCGTTTTTTGAACCTGGTGAACGAACTGGTAAGTATCGGATTGGTACTGACCAGCTCCTAGTTAACGATAAAGGTGAAAGCCGAATCTCAGCTGAAGACTACGCGATCGCACTGCTAAACGAGATTGAGCAACCACAATTTGTTCGTTGTCGCATGACTGTTGCTTACTAA
- the cas6 gene encoding CRISPR-associated endoribonuclease Cas6, translated as MPHSLVLNLVPQSPIYPEFLSGRHYHALFLTLISSVDRDLGDYLHSSNTDKAFTLSPLQVQRQREGYPIPKKPDRNSKFHKHHTLQYTHEQPIPPGTPCWWRISLLDDTLFGKLTPLWLNLNPEHPWHLGSANLYITSILGTPQPIQPWANACTYAQLYEQASHRDRTISFSFATPVAFRQGAYDSVLPVRECVFNSLLSRWNKYSGIELTDFSIESIYPSFVNINTEVVSNYDNKFIGCVGEINYRILGEVEPIVIKQMNVLGDFALYAGLGRKTTMGMGMTRRLKTANS; from the coding sequence ATGCCCCACAGTCTTGTTCTTAACCTAGTCCCTCAGTCCCCCATCTACCCAGAATTCCTATCAGGTAGACACTACCACGCTTTGTTCCTCACTCTTATCAGTTCTGTCGATCGCGATTTAGGAGATTACCTACACTCATCCAATACAGACAAAGCCTTTACTCTGTCTCCTTTACAAGTGCAACGCCAACGGGAAGGATACCCCATTCCCAAGAAACCGGATCGCAACAGCAAATTCCACAAACACCATACCTTACAATACACTCACGAACAACCCATCCCCCCAGGTACGCCGTGCTGGTGGCGGATTTCTCTTCTAGACGATACGCTTTTTGGGAAACTGACTCCACTTTGGCTCAATCTCAACCCAGAACATCCCTGGCATTTAGGCTCTGCTAATTTGTACATTACCAGTATCTTGGGAACTCCCCAACCAATACAGCCTTGGGCAAATGCTTGTACATATGCTCAATTGTACGAGCAAGCCAGCCATCGCGATCGCACTATCTCCTTCAGCTTTGCCACACCTGTAGCCTTTCGCCAGGGAGCATATGATAGCGTTTTACCCGTTCGAGAATGTGTTTTCAACAGTCTTCTCAGTCGTTGGAACAAATATAGTGGAATTGAGTTGACTGATTTCTCCATCGAATCCATTTATCCCAGCTTTGTCAACATCAACACGGAAGTTGTTAGCAACTATGACAACAAATTTATTGGTTGCGTTGGCGAAATTAACTATCGAATTCTAGGAGAAGTTGAACCCATAGTTATTAAGCAAATGAACGTCCTTGGAGACTTTGCTCTCTATGCAGGGCTTGGACGAAAAACAACGATGGGAATGGGAATGACGCGTCGATTAAAAACTGCTAACAGCTAA
- a CDS encoding MDR family MFS transporter, which yields MINKSINRSQALSSRPARGASNQSVSLKDWVGVMATLLGAFMAVLDIQVTNASLKDITGALSATIDEGSWISTGYLVAEIIVIPMTGWLAQVFSVRRYLLVNATLFLIFSIACAFAVNLPMMVLFRVGQGFTGGVLIPMAFTVILITLPPSKQPIGLSLFSISATFAPSIGPTIGGWLTENYGWEYIFYINLIPGLLLIAGVWYGLTPKPMQLGLLRNGDWWGIITMAIGFASFEFFADEGNRKDWFGSEEIQQAAIIAAIALPLFVILQFRRKQPLLNLRLLGRWNFGLSIVITLALGFGLYGSTFILPLYLSQVQGYNAVQIGETIAWAGIPQLFITPFVPKLMKRFDLRLLVAVGLSLFGISCFMNSYMTHDTGIDQLIPAQIVRALGQPLLLTPLSSISSAGIEAKQIGSASAIYNMARNLGGSVGIAILGTLQSQRERFHSNRLVDNVSLSNPITLERIDQLTQFFTDRGADPVTAHNQAIAQIANIVRQEANVLSFNDCFLFMGFTLFAGALLVLLLKKVKPTSGAVGH from the coding sequence ATGATTAACAAGAGCATCAATCGTTCCCAAGCATTGTCCTCGCGCCCTGCCCGAGGGGCTTCAAACCAATCTGTTTCCTTGAAAGATTGGGTTGGGGTAATGGCAACCTTGTTGGGGGCATTCATGGCAGTGCTGGATATTCAGGTGACGAATGCCTCTCTTAAAGATATTACAGGCGCTTTAAGCGCCACCATTGATGAAGGATCGTGGATTTCTACAGGTTATCTGGTGGCTGAAATTATCGTGATTCCCATGACTGGGTGGCTAGCGCAAGTGTTTTCGGTGCGGCGATATTTGCTTGTGAATGCCACGTTGTTCCTAATTTTTTCGATCGCTTGTGCCTTCGCTGTCAACCTGCCGATGATGGTTTTGTTTCGGGTAGGACAGGGATTTACCGGGGGAGTGTTGATCCCAATGGCGTTTACCGTGATTCTAATAACCTTGCCACCTTCTAAGCAACCGATTGGTTTATCGTTATTTTCCATCTCGGCAACCTTTGCGCCCTCAATTGGTCCCACGATTGGTGGTTGGCTCACGGAAAATTACGGTTGGGAGTATATTTTCTATATCAATCTCATCCCAGGTCTATTGCTCATTGCTGGAGTTTGGTACGGGCTAACTCCCAAGCCGATGCAGCTCGGTCTGTTGAGAAACGGCGATTGGTGGGGCATCATCACGATGGCGATCGGGTTTGCGTCCTTCGAGTTTTTTGCTGATGAAGGAAATCGCAAGGACTGGTTTGGCTCTGAAGAAATTCAGCAAGCAGCAATCATTGCAGCGATCGCGCTGCCGTTGTTTGTGATTCTCCAGTTTAGGCGCAAGCAACCGCTGCTCAATTTGCGACTACTCGGGCGATGGAACTTCGGCTTGTCGATTGTGATTACCCTAGCGCTGGGATTTGGCTTGTATGGGTCAACCTTCATTCTGCCACTTTACCTATCGCAGGTACAGGGGTACAACGCCGTGCAAATTGGTGAAACCATTGCGTGGGCAGGCATCCCACAGCTTTTCATTACGCCGTTTGTGCCCAAGCTAATGAAGCGGTTTGACCTACGGTTGCTAGTCGCAGTTGGACTATCGCTATTTGGAATTAGTTGTTTTATGAACTCTTATATGACTCACGACACGGGAATAGATCAACTGATCCCAGCGCAGATTGTGCGAGCCTTGGGGCAACCCCTGCTTCTCACGCCACTTTCCAGTATTTCATCGGCTGGCATTGAAGCCAAACAGATTGGCTCTGCCTCAGCCATTTACAACATGGCACGTAACTTAGGCGGCTCGGTCGGCATTGCCATTTTGGGAACGCTGCAATCACAGAGGGAACGATTTCACTCCAATCGTTTAGTGGATAATGTATCCCTCTCAAATCCGATTACGCTCGAGCGGATTGACCAACTGACACAGTTTTTTACCGATCGAGGTGCCGATCCGGTGACAGCCCACAACCAAGCAATTGCACAAATCGCTAACATTGTTCGCCAAGAAGCAAACGTCTTGTCCTTCAATGACTGCTTCCTGTTCATGGGCTTTACTCTGTTTGCAGGTGCGCTGCTGGTGCTGCTACTTAAAAAAGTAAAGCCTACAAGCGGGGCAGTGGGTCACTAA
- the cas4 gene encoding CRISPR-associated protein Cas4 produces the protein MNETEEYVPIAALNQYAYCSHRCWRMFCASEFIDNQYTIEGTSLHDRVHTVGEGNREETWQVRAIWLKSEKYKLIGKADLIESENGQWYPVEYKRGHKGEWDNDELQVCAQALCLEEMTGQTIKTGYIYYAHSHQRQLVEISEELRQSAIATIESVQKLVCTGHMPKAVKTKRCTGCSLYTRCLPGTADKVGRYQEA, from the coding sequence ATGAATGAAACAGAAGAATACGTTCCGATCGCAGCACTAAACCAATATGCTTACTGTTCGCATCGATGTTGGCGAATGTTCTGTGCAAGCGAGTTTATTGATAATCAATATACCATTGAAGGAACAAGCCTACACGATCGCGTTCACACAGTTGGAGAAGGAAATCGAGAAGAAACTTGGCAAGTTCGAGCCATTTGGCTGAAATCGGAAAAATACAAACTGATTGGAAAAGCCGATCTTATCGAATCAGAAAATGGTCAATGGTATCCCGTCGAATACAAACGCGGTCACAAAGGCGAGTGGGATAATGACGAGTTGCAAGTCTGCGCCCAAGCTTTATGTTTGGAAGAAATGACCGGACAAACCATCAAGACAGGTTACATCTACTACGCACATTCACACCAACGCCAACTCGTAGAGATCTCTGAAGAATTGCGGCAAAGTGCGATCGCAACTATTGAATCCGTGCAAAAGCTAGTTTGTACGGGTCATATGCCAAAAGCCGTGAAGACAAAGCGCTGTACGGGATGCAGTCTCTACACGAGATGTTTGCCAGGAACTGCAGACAAAGTAGGGCGGTATCAAGAAGCCTAA